In Holophagales bacterium, one DNA window encodes the following:
- a CDS encoding 4Fe-4S dicluster domain-containing protein: MSMNRRRFLADSGKLLLLTGAAAEAWEAFAAGTPETASNYKTANHWWAMFVDIESCIGCGKCVRACKTENDVLNEPFYFRTWVERYYIPEKDPIHPEAEDHPHVDSPNGGYDGFPEIHKKDDPAKSFFVPKLCNHCAHSPCVQVCPVGATFESPDGVVLVDKTYCLGCRYCVQACPYGCRYIDPRTQTVDKCSLCYHRITQGLTTACCEVCPTAARQLGDLKNPGDPIHELLRTHKVQVLKPNIATGAKVYYNGLDAAVR; this comes from the coding sequence ATGAGCATGAATCGCCGCCGCTTCCTCGCCGACTCGGGCAAGCTCCTGCTGCTCACCGGCGCCGCCGCCGAGGCCTGGGAGGCTTTCGCCGCAGGCACTCCCGAGACGGCGTCGAACTACAAGACCGCCAACCACTGGTGGGCGATGTTCGTCGACATCGAGTCCTGCATCGGCTGCGGCAAGTGCGTGCGCGCCTGCAAGACCGAGAACGACGTGCTCAACGAGCCGTTCTACTTCCGCACCTGGGTGGAGCGCTACTACATCCCGGAGAAGGACCCGATCCATCCCGAGGCGGAAGACCATCCGCACGTCGATTCGCCGAACGGCGGCTACGACGGCTTCCCCGAGATCCACAAGAAGGACGATCCGGCCAAGAGCTTCTTCGTGCCGAAGCTCTGCAACCACTGCGCGCATTCTCCCTGCGTGCAGGTCTGTCCCGTCGGCGCGACCTTCGAGAGCCCGGACGGGGTGGTCCTCGTCGACAAGACCTACTGCCTCGGCTGCCGTTACTGCGTGCAGGCCTGCCCGTACGGCTGCCGCTACATCGATCCGCGCACGCAGACGGTCGACAAGTGCAGCCTCTGCTACCACCGCATCACCCAGGGCCTGACCACCGCCTGTTGCGAGGTCTGTCCGACGGCGGCCCGCCAGCTCGGCGACCTGAAGAACCCGGGCGATCCCATCCACGAGCTCCTGCGCACCCACAAGGTGCAGGTGCTCAAGCCGAACATTGCCACCGGCGCCAAGGTCTACTACAACGGCCTCGACGCGGCGGTGCGCTGA
- a CDS encoding porin — MRAWTLGLALAASLGWLGPRAVAAQEPVAGKPWYESVTVNGFVEASYTWNLDHPDSDLDVLRVFDYDDSEIKLDVAELVVQRPAVKRGDLGFRIDATAGQSVPAVTAASGLFRDPDSGEAQDYDLHQVFVSWIAPLGEGLRIDAGKFITPFGMEVIEGHDGYNDNQTRSLLFGYSIPFTHTGLRFTYPLGAKVTATAMVVQGWDNWQDNNGSKSVIVQVAATPTPRWTLYLNAMGGPEQRDNSREQRYLYNAVGIFKPSDRLTFGLDLVLGDEEHLGAGGGRARWSGVAGYAKWAFDSSWSLALRGEVFDDPDGARTGTSQKLHEVTLTPEWKVTPHLVLRADLRRDRSDEEVFQHRAEPASAQTTVTFAALLLY, encoded by the coding sequence ATGCGCGCCTGGACTCTCGGCCTCGCCCTGGCGGCGAGCCTGGGTTGGCTCGGTCCGCGTGCGGTCGCGGCGCAGGAGCCGGTTGCCGGAAAACCCTGGTACGAATCGGTGACCGTGAACGGATTCGTCGAGGCCAGCTACACCTGGAACCTCGACCACCCCGACTCGGATCTCGACGTGCTTCGCGTCTTCGACTACGACGACTCGGAGATCAAGCTGGACGTGGCGGAGCTCGTCGTGCAACGCCCCGCCGTGAAGCGCGGGGACCTCGGCTTCCGGATCGACGCCACGGCGGGTCAGTCGGTGCCCGCCGTCACGGCCGCCTCCGGCCTCTTCCGCGATCCCGACAGTGGCGAGGCGCAGGACTACGATCTCCACCAGGTCTTCGTAAGCTGGATCGCGCCGCTCGGGGAGGGACTGCGGATCGACGCCGGCAAATTCATCACGCCGTTCGGCATGGAGGTCATCGAGGGCCACGACGGCTACAACGACAATCAGACGCGTTCGCTGCTCTTCGGCTACTCGATCCCGTTCACCCACACGGGACTGCGGTTCACCTATCCACTCGGCGCGAAGGTCACCGCCACGGCGATGGTGGTGCAGGGATGGGACAACTGGCAGGACAACAACGGGTCGAAGTCGGTGATCGTCCAGGTCGCCGCCACGCCGACGCCACGATGGACCCTCTACCTCAACGCCATGGGCGGGCCCGAGCAGCGCGACAACAGCCGCGAGCAGCGCTATCTCTACAACGCGGTCGGCATCTTCAAGCCGAGCGACCGGCTCACCTTCGGGCTGGATCTCGTCCTCGGCGACGAGGAGCACCTCGGAGCGGGCGGCGGGCGGGCGCGCTGGAGCGGCGTGGCGGGCTACGCGAAGTGGGCCTTCGACAGCAGCTGGTCGCTGGCGCTGCGCGGCGAGGTCTTCGACGACCCGGACGGTGCGCGCACGGGAACCTCGCAGAAGCTCCACGAGGTGACCCTGACGCCGGAGTGGAAGGTGACCCCGCATCTCGTGCTGCGGGCCGACCTGCGACGCGATCGGTCGGACGAGGAGGTCTTCCAGCACCGCGCCGAGCCGGCGTCGGCGCAGACCACGGTGACGTTCGCGGCGCTCCTGCTGTACTGA
- a CDS encoding DUF2339 domain-containing protein, with the protein MSDPLPLDERVRELEQTVARLSARLDALEGSPAPAATRHETAPAAAPAGVAAADSLLPAEDRLAGLPALVGRTCLVLGGAFLVRALTEGGTLSNALGVGLGVLYALAWLFLADRAAAGGDHLSGAFHALASALIVYPLLFEAAARFSLLAPWPAAALLAGATALGLFVAWRRAFRTVAWITVLAALGDGVLLLFRTRAVAAFVCFLLTLAVGSLVLAYGRGWRGQRWVVAITLDAVVALLGALMLLERRPDWISAGPVLLAQLGLVAIYLGAFVLRLLVQEREVTPFAITQTLVALLVGFEGALYIGQGALRTGIAVGALALGAVLHAVLARRTEREVGQEQAFAYFSTLATFLAAESTRVLLPGAIYPALWVAAAVMLAVLALGAARPVLQMHAALLAAAGALGSGLALASVAALAFKAASPWPSLSPTALAVLLLALATAALLVRAGRREEPSPLATFSRITALVVASLGLLGAMARGAGALLAAAPGDAASAGRLAVVRSAILALAALALAGWRSGGGKPELARLAWLVLALGGLKLLAEDLRVGSAVHLVMSLACYGVALIVVPSLLRRARSAARPPSEASPVR; encoded by the coding sequence ATGAGCGACCCGTTGCCCCTCGATGAACGTGTGCGCGAGCTCGAACAGACGGTGGCCCGTCTGTCGGCCCGGCTCGACGCCCTCGAAGGCTCTCCCGCTCCGGCGGCGACGCGACACGAGACCGCCCCCGCCGCAGCGCCGGCCGGGGTCGCCGCTGCCGACTCCCTGCTGCCGGCGGAGGATCGCCTGGCTGGACTGCCGGCGCTCGTCGGGCGCACCTGCCTCGTGCTCGGCGGCGCGTTCCTGGTGCGAGCGCTCACCGAGGGCGGCACGCTCTCCAATGCCCTCGGCGTCGGGCTCGGCGTGCTCTATGCGCTCGCCTGGCTCTTCCTCGCCGATCGCGCGGCGGCCGGCGGGGATCACCTGAGCGGCGCCTTCCATGCCTTGGCCTCGGCGCTCATCGTCTATCCGCTGCTCTTCGAGGCGGCGGCACGGTTCTCGCTGCTGGCGCCGTGGCCGGCGGCCGCGCTGCTCGCCGGAGCGACCGCGCTCGGTCTATTCGTCGCCTGGCGCCGTGCCTTCCGCACGGTGGCCTGGATCACCGTCCTCGCCGCGCTCGGCGACGGCGTGCTGCTCCTCTTCCGCACCCGGGCCGTGGCGGCGTTCGTCTGCTTCCTGCTGACGCTCGCCGTCGGCTCGCTGGTGCTCGCCTACGGCCGTGGCTGGCGCGGTCAGCGCTGGGTGGTGGCGATCACACTCGACGCGGTGGTGGCACTGCTCGGAGCGCTGATGCTGCTCGAACGTCGACCGGATTGGATCTCTGCCGGCCCGGTGCTGCTCGCCCAGCTCGGCCTGGTGGCCATCTACCTCGGTGCTTTCGTGCTGCGTCTGCTGGTGCAGGAGCGCGAGGTGACGCCGTTCGCCATCACGCAGACCCTGGTCGCCCTGCTCGTCGGCTTCGAGGGTGCGCTCTACATCGGCCAGGGAGCCCTGCGCACCGGCATCGCCGTCGGCGCGCTCGCGCTCGGCGCGGTCCTGCACGCCGTGCTCGCCCGCCGCACGGAGCGCGAGGTCGGCCAGGAGCAGGCGTTCGCCTATTTCTCGACGCTCGCCACCTTCCTCGCCGCCGAGAGCACGCGCGTGCTGCTGCCCGGTGCGATCTATCCCGCCCTGTGGGTCGCGGCGGCGGTGATGCTGGCGGTGCTGGCGCTCGGTGCGGCGCGACCGGTGCTGCAGATGCACGCGGCGCTCCTCGCCGCGGCGGGTGCCCTGGGCTCGGGACTCGCCCTCGCCTCGGTCGCCGCTCTCGCCTTCAAGGCGGCCTCGCCTTGGCCGTCGCTGTCGCCGACCGCTCTTGCCGTGCTGCTGCTGGCCCTCGCCACCGCCGCGCTGCTCGTCCGCGCCGGAAGGCGCGAGGAGCCCTCGCCGCTAGCGACCTTCTCGCGCATCACCGCGCTCGTCGTGGCGAGCCTCGGTCTGCTCGGAGCGATGGCGCGCGGCGCCGGCGCGCTCCTCGCTGCGGCGCCCGGAGACGCCGCCTCGGCCGGGCGCCTCGCCGTCGTGCGGAGCGCGATCCTGGCGCTTGCGGCCCTGGCGCTTGCCGGCTGGCGCTCCGGCGGTGGCAAGCCGGAGCTCGCCCGGCTCGCGTGGCTGGTGCTCGCGTTGGGCGGCCTCAAGCTGCTCGCCGAGGACCTCCGCGTCGGCAGCGCCGTGCATCTGGTGATGAGCCTCGCCTGCTACGGCGTCGCGCTCATCGTCGTGCCGTCGCTGTTGCGACGTGCCCGGTCGGCGGCGCGGCCGCCGAGCGAAGCGTCGCCGGTCCGCTGA
- a CDS encoding cytochrome c3 family protein: MGNLFREGGHLVRFALLFVAGIVVFLVVRAFFVPAGFGVYGHYRAGAIEDNRKREPAFAGRTACVDCHDEIAKVKAAGKHAKLGCESCHGALGKHVADPDTVKPEKPNVDTVCLACHLELQARPKKFPQVEPKSHAEGNGCGDCHNPHSPALS, from the coding sequence GTGGGGAATCTCTTCCGAGAAGGCGGGCACCTGGTTCGATTCGCCCTGCTCTTCGTCGCCGGCATCGTGGTCTTCCTCGTCGTGCGTGCGTTCTTCGTACCGGCCGGGTTCGGCGTCTACGGGCACTACCGGGCCGGGGCGATCGAGGACAACCGCAAGCGCGAGCCCGCCTTCGCCGGGCGGACGGCCTGCGTCGACTGCCACGACGAGATCGCCAAGGTCAAGGCGGCGGGCAAGCACGCCAAGCTCGGCTGCGAGAGCTGCCACGGGGCGCTGGGCAAGCACGTGGCCGATCCGGACACGGTCAAGCCGGAGAAGCCGAACGTCGACACCGTCTGCCTCGCCTGTCACCTCGAGCTGCAGGCGCGACCGAAGAAGTTCCCGCAGGTCGAGCCGAAGTCGCACGCCGAAGGGAACGGCTGCGGCGACTGCCACAACCCGCACTCTCCGGCGCTGTCGTGA
- a CDS encoding DUF362 domain-containing protein, which yields MTKTPRSRTADEPYDERPTRREALVRISQATLAAAAVGGATWGLVDRTSGDAVAPVIRDWRRPLASGGARAVAARGGDAAANVRRAIAALGGMERFVSRGERVLVKPNVGWDRLPEQAANTDPQVVAELVRLCLAAGAAKVVVADISCNDPVRCFARSGVRGAAEAAGAEVLDGKRLELMAADLGGAAAGLEVIAPLLVADRVINVPVAKHHGLSRVTLGMKNWFGVLGRGRNRLHQEIDRSIAELGATFRPTLTVIDATRVLLASGPQGGSLDDVKAVGAVLVGVDPVLCDAWGARQLGVDPRALGFIVEAERRGLGRGDLALVKELGAA from the coding sequence ATGACGAAGACCCCCCGTTCCCGGACCGCGGACGAGCCGTACGACGAGCGCCCGACGCGGCGCGAGGCGCTCGTCCGCATCTCGCAGGCGACGCTCGCCGCGGCGGCGGTCGGCGGCGCCACCTGGGGGCTCGTCGATCGAACGTCGGGCGATGCCGTGGCGCCGGTGATTCGCGACTGGCGCCGACCGCTCGCGAGCGGCGGCGCGCGTGCGGTCGCGGCGCGGGGCGGTGACGCCGCGGCGAATGTCCGCCGGGCGATCGCCGCGCTCGGCGGCATGGAGCGCTTCGTCAGCCGTGGCGAGCGGGTGCTGGTCAAGCCGAACGTCGGTTGGGACCGCCTTCCCGAGCAGGCCGCCAACACCGATCCGCAGGTGGTCGCCGAGCTGGTGCGTCTCTGTCTCGCCGCTGGCGCCGCCAAGGTCGTGGTGGCCGACATCTCGTGCAACGACCCGGTGCGCTGCTTCGCGCGCTCCGGGGTGCGCGGCGCCGCCGAAGCCGCCGGGGCCGAAGTCCTGGACGGGAAGCGGCTCGAGCTGATGGCCGCCGACCTCGGCGGAGCCGCGGCGGGGCTCGAGGTGATCGCGCCGCTGCTCGTCGCCGATCGTGTGATCAACGTGCCGGTGGCCAAACACCATGGACTTTCCCGCGTCACGCTGGGGATGAAGAACTGGTTCGGCGTGCTGGGACGCGGTCGCAATCGCCTGCATCAGGAGATCGACCGTTCGATCGCCGAGCTCGGAGCGACCTTCCGGCCGACGCTGACGGTCATCGACGCGACGCGTGTGCTGCTCGCCAGCGGACCCCAGGGCGGCAGTCTCGACGACGTCAAGGCGGTGGGCGCGGTGCTCGTCGGGGTCGACCCGGTGCTCTGCGACGCCTGGGGAGCGCGGCAGCTCGGCGTCGATCCCCGCGCGCTCGGCTTCATCGTCGAGGCCGAACGGCGTGGGCTCGGGCGGGGCGATCTCGCGCTGGTCAAGGAGCTGGGGGCGGCGTGA
- the nrfD gene encoding polysulfide reductase NrfD yields MEAILHAVEGFMYPNEMELQWSILIVLYPFITGIVAGAFILASLQRVFKVQAVQPVYRLALLAALSFMLVAPLPLQLHLGHPERSLEMYLTPHTTSAMAMFGFVYLWYLLVVLVIEIWLENRPFIVQKAQEKGPLSLVYRAMTLGSYDVSPAALRIDDKVGYIVTIIGIPSAFFLHGYVGFIFGSIKANPWWSTPLMPIVFLFSAIVSGIAAVLVLYVAISAFQGRKIDMPCIDAMAKYLFYAFLIDFSLEMLDLIHRIYEADESFVSLDFMVHTRLYMSQVVVQIVVGTLTPLIMLGLTQVVQLTEKARRSLYTVAAVLTLIGIFAMRWNVVIGGQLFSKSFLGYTTYKMGFATREGLLPALLLMLLPFAILWVLVRLFPPMEEHGGESEGQH; encoded by the coding sequence ATGGAAGCGATCCTGCACGCCGTCGAAGGGTTCATGTACCCCAACGAGATGGAGCTCCAGTGGAGCATCCTGATCGTGCTCTACCCGTTCATCACCGGGATCGTGGCGGGCGCCTTCATCCTCGCGTCGCTGCAGCGCGTCTTCAAGGTGCAGGCGGTCCAGCCGGTCTACCGCCTGGCGCTGCTCGCTGCGCTCTCGTTCATGCTGGTGGCGCCGCTGCCGCTGCAGCTGCACCTCGGTCATCCCGAGCGCTCGCTCGAGATGTACCTGACGCCGCACACCACGTCGGCGATGGCGATGTTCGGCTTCGTCTACCTCTGGTACCTGCTGGTCGTGCTGGTGATCGAGATCTGGCTCGAGAACCGCCCCTTCATCGTGCAGAAGGCGCAGGAGAAGGGGCCGCTGTCACTGGTCTACCGCGCGATGACGCTCGGCTCCTACGACGTCTCGCCGGCGGCCCTCCGGATCGACGACAAGGTGGGCTACATCGTCACCATCATCGGCATCCCCTCGGCGTTCTTCCTCCACGGCTACGTCGGCTTCATCTTCGGCTCGATCAAGGCCAACCCGTGGTGGTCGACGCCGCTCATGCCGATCGTCTTCCTCTTCTCGGCCATCGTCTCGGGCATCGCCGCGGTGCTCGTGCTCTACGTGGCGATCAGCGCCTTCCAGGGGCGCAAGATCGACATGCCCTGCATCGATGCGATGGCCAAGTACCTCTTCTACGCCTTCCTCATCGACTTCTCGCTCGAGATGCTCGACCTGATCCACCGCATCTACGAGGCCGACGAGTCGTTCGTGTCGCTCGACTTCATGGTGCACACGCGCCTGTACATGTCGCAGGTGGTGGTGCAGATCGTCGTCGGCACGCTGACGCCGCTCATCATGCTCGGCCTGACGCAGGTCGTGCAGCTCACCGAGAAGGCGCGCCGCAGCCTCTACACGGTGGCGGCCGTCCTCACCCTGATCGGCATCTTCGCCATGCGCTGGAACGTGGTGATCGGCGGGCAGCTCTTCTCCAAGAGCTTCCTCGGCTACACGACCTACAAGATGGGCTTCGCCACCCGCGAGGGACTGCTGCCGGCCTTGCTGCTGATGCTGCTGCCGTTCGCGATCCTCTGGGTGCTGGTGCGGCTCTTCCCGCCGATGGAGGAGCACGGCGGGGAGTCGGAAGGGCAGCACTGA
- a CDS encoding 4Fe-4S dicluster domain-containing protein has product MRWRPRRWPSATLVVRVVYQGSFLALFFFLLASLADGDTRDFPHTLFHHLDPLSTLGVALASWSLPAALAWGSALLVLTLGVGRVFCGWICPLGTMQQLASFLFSPRSRRESLEVNRYRRWFALKTYLLAGVLAWALLGSLQTGLLDPLSLSARGLASGLWPVLPGGRAVPGGWLAAALLVAILVASRFVPRLFCRALCPLGALLGLFARWSLFRIQRGASSCTQCTLCRFACQGADEPLGAHRASECHVCLNCVDHCPEGSIRFRFLGRAPVAPEIPDLSRRLLAGSLLGGLVAGPLLRASGGGRGEARAERIRPPGSLPEMQFLDRCVKCSLCQQACPTGAIQPAITQAGFEGFWSPVVVPRRGGCELACTRCGEVCPTGAIERLTAARKTGYDGGEPVRIGTAFVDRGRCLPWAMATPCIVCEEMCPTDPKAIWFERIDATRRDGSTVALQRPLVDPQRCVGCGLCENRCPVGEAAAIRVSSVGESRDPLNRMLLGA; this is encoded by the coding sequence ATCCGCTGGAGGCCGCGCCGGTGGCCGAGCGCGACCCTCGTCGTGCGGGTCGTCTACCAGGGCTCGTTCCTCGCGCTCTTCTTCTTCTTGCTGGCGAGCCTGGCCGACGGCGACACGCGCGACTTTCCGCACACGCTCTTCCACCATCTCGACCCGCTGTCGACGCTCGGCGTGGCGCTGGCGTCCTGGTCGCTGCCCGCGGCGTTGGCGTGGGGGAGCGCGCTGCTCGTCCTCACCCTGGGGGTCGGCCGCGTCTTCTGCGGCTGGATCTGCCCGTTGGGGACGATGCAGCAGTTGGCGAGCTTTCTCTTCTCGCCGCGCTCGCGCCGTGAGAGCCTCGAGGTGAACCGCTACCGGCGCTGGTTCGCGCTGAAGACCTACCTGCTGGCCGGCGTGCTCGCCTGGGCGCTCCTCGGCTCGCTGCAGACGGGACTCCTCGACCCGTTGTCGCTTTCCGCCCGCGGCCTCGCCTCCGGGCTCTGGCCGGTCCTCCCCGGCGGTCGCGCCGTGCCGGGCGGATGGTTGGCCGCCGCCCTGCTGGTCGCCATTCTCGTGGCGAGTCGCTTCGTGCCGCGACTCTTCTGCCGTGCGCTCTGTCCGCTCGGCGCGCTCCTCGGGCTCTTCGCGCGCTGGTCGCTCTTTCGCATCCAGCGCGGTGCGTCGAGCTGCACCCAGTGCACGCTCTGCCGGTTCGCCTGCCAGGGCGCCGACGAGCCGCTCGGCGCGCATCGGGCGAGCGAGTGCCACGTCTGCCTCAATTGCGTCGACCACTGTCCCGAGGGCTCGATCCGCTTCCGCTTCCTCGGGCGTGCGCCGGTGGCTCCGGAGATCCCGGACCTCTCCCGTCGACTCCTTGCCGGCAGTCTGCTCGGCGGTCTCGTCGCCGGACCGCTCCTGCGTGCCTCCGGCGGCGGGCGCGGCGAAGCGCGTGCCGAGCGGATCCGTCCTCCGGGGTCGCTGCCGGAGATGCAGTTCCTCGACCGCTGCGTGAAGTGCTCGCTCTGTCAGCAGGCCTGTCCGACGGGAGCGATCCAGCCGGCGATCACGCAGGCCGGGTTCGAGGGGTTCTGGAGCCCGGTGGTGGTGCCGCGGCGGGGGGGCTGTGAGCTCGCCTGCACGCGCTGCGGCGAAGTCTGCCCGACCGGAGCGATCGAACGCCTGACCGCGGCGCGAAAGACCGGATACGACGGCGGGGAGCCGGTGCGGATCGGCACGGCGTTCGTCGACCGCGGGCGATGCCTTCCCTGGGCGATGGCGACCCCCTGCATCGTCTGCGAGGAGATGTGCCCGACGGATCCCAAGGCGATCTGGTTCGAGCGGATCGACGCGACGCGGCGCGACGGCTCGACGGTGGCGCTCCAGCGACCCCTCGTCGATCCGCAACGCTGCGTCGGTTGCGGCCTCTGCGAGAACCGCTGCCCGGTCGGTGAGGCGGCGGCGATCCGCGTCTCGTCCGTCGGCGAGTCGCGCGATCCGCTGAATCGGATGCTGCTCGGGGCCTGA
- a CDS encoding sigma-54-dependent Fis family transcriptional regulator produces the protein MAAERILVVDDSEVTLEVLERHLSAAGFGVVCATSGPMALELLASESFDLLVTDLKMPGMGGMQLVAVAREQHPDLPTMMITGYATVPGAVDAMQSGVAEYLAKPFTQGELLVAVERIFDKVRAVREAGHPPLRDARRRFGLVGSSPPMTALCAALERAAASAPAPVLLVGETGSGRTAAARGLAAGGTFVVEPCASLAESARGATLKRAAGGTLYLPGLDFAPEAALARLAELIATSPPARILVGCSPALLARVEAGRFPRPLFAALAPQTLFVPPLREHVEDIPRLLHSLFRRTFAPRPLPVWPLLSPPLLEQLADYPWPGNVAELEEVAAHLMARLTDRTLTPVDLPARFHLPQASAARTLGEVESEHIRRVLDQVAGNKSRAAEILGIDRKTLREKLRGGGGE, from the coding sequence ATGGCAGCCGAACGGATCCTGGTCGTCGACGATTCGGAGGTGACGCTCGAGGTGCTCGAACGCCATCTTTCTGCGGCCGGCTTCGGCGTGGTCTGCGCCACCAGCGGGCCGATGGCTCTCGAGCTCCTCGCTTCCGAGTCGTTCGACCTTCTCGTCACCGATCTCAAGATGCCGGGCATGGGCGGCATGCAGCTCGTCGCCGTCGCGCGCGAGCAGCATCCGGACCTGCCGACGATGATGATCACCGGCTATGCCACCGTGCCGGGGGCCGTCGACGCGATGCAGAGCGGCGTCGCCGAATACCTGGCCAAGCCGTTCACCCAGGGCGAGCTGCTCGTCGCCGTCGAACGCATCTTCGACAAGGTCCGCGCCGTCCGCGAGGCCGGCCATCCGCCGCTGCGCGATGCCCGTCGGCGTTTCGGTCTGGTGGGCAGCTCGCCGCCGATGACCGCGCTCTGCGCCGCGCTCGAGCGCGCCGCCGCGTCCGCACCGGCTCCGGTGCTCCTGGTCGGCGAGACCGGCTCCGGCCGAACGGCGGCGGCGCGCGGGCTTGCCGCCGGGGGGACGTTCGTCGTCGAACCTTGCGCGTCGCTCGCCGAGAGCGCCCGAGGGGCGACGCTGAAGCGCGCCGCGGGCGGAACGCTCTATCTGCCCGGGCTCGACTTCGCTCCCGAGGCCGCGTTGGCGCGCCTGGCCGAGCTGATCGCCACCAGCCCGCCGGCGCGGATCCTCGTCGGCTGCTCGCCCGCCCTCCTCGCCCGCGTCGAGGCGGGGCGCTTCCCGCGCCCGCTCTTCGCGGCGCTGGCGCCACAGACACTCTTCGTCCCGCCGCTGCGCGAGCACGTCGAGGACATCCCGCGCCTCCTGCATTCGCTCTTCCGCCGGACCTTCGCACCGCGGCCCCTGCCGGTCTGGCCGCTCCTCTCGCCGCCGCTGCTCGAGCAGCTCGCGGACTACCCCTGGCCGGGCAACGTGGCCGAGCTCGAAGAGGTCGCCGCGCATCTGATGGCGCGCCTGACCGATCGAACGCTCACTCCCGTCGACCTGCCGGCGCGCTTCCACTTGCCGCAGGCCTCCGCCGCTCGCACCCTCGGCGAGGTGGAGTCGGAGCACATCCGGCGCGTACTCGATCAGGTGGCCGGCAACAAGAGCCGCGCCGCCGAGATCCTCGGCATCGACCGCAAGACGCTGCGGGAGAAGCTGCGCGGAGGCGGCGGCGAATAG
- a CDS encoding PAS domain-containing sensor histidine kinase: protein MAEPMEAIEAGGDRAVERALKERVKELTCLYGIAQVAERRTLELGQKLQAITNLLPAAWQFSELCSARLTLDGETFASPAFLEGAHRQAADVTSAGRPRGWVEVFYRGDPPVADEGPFLAEERSLIREVARQVGLVVEAHEAERAGAQMAEKLRRADRLALVGQLAAGVAHELNEPLVAILGYAELIQQSFGLPDRTARDLAGIVKASLHAREVVRKLLLFARQAPVEKSSVDLNQVVRDALLMLETRLRQGDVKTVFKAAPELPRLLADASQLQQVVLNLCVNALQAMPDGGALEIRTGRRDGGLTLAVSDTGRGMNEVVLHQLFTPFFTTKGVGQGTGLGLSVVHGIVTGHGGSLHVESTPGQGTRFEVFLPSETTAGTGS from the coding sequence GTGGCCGAGCCGATGGAGGCGATCGAGGCGGGCGGAGACCGGGCGGTCGAACGGGCCTTGAAGGAACGGGTCAAGGAGCTGACCTGCCTCTACGGCATCGCCCAGGTCGCCGAGCGGCGCACCCTCGAGCTCGGTCAGAAGCTGCAGGCGATCACCAACCTGCTGCCGGCAGCGTGGCAGTTCTCCGAGCTGTGCTCGGCGCGTCTGACCCTCGACGGCGAGACCTTCGCCTCACCTGCGTTCCTCGAGGGCGCTCACCGGCAGGCCGCCGACGTGACGTCCGCCGGACGGCCGCGGGGCTGGGTCGAGGTCTTCTACCGCGGAGATCCGCCGGTCGCGGACGAAGGACCCTTTCTCGCCGAGGAACGCAGCCTCATCCGCGAGGTGGCGCGCCAGGTCGGACTCGTCGTGGAAGCCCACGAAGCCGAGCGCGCCGGCGCCCAGATGGCCGAGAAGCTGCGCCGCGCCGATCGCCTGGCGCTCGTCGGGCAGTTGGCCGCCGGCGTCGCCCACGAGCTCAACGAGCCACTGGTGGCGATCCTCGGCTATGCCGAGCTCATCCAGCAGAGCTTCGGCCTGCCCGACCGCACGGCGCGCGACCTCGCCGGGATCGTCAAGGCCTCCCTCCACGCCCGCGAAGTCGTCCGCAAGCTGTTGCTCTTCGCGCGGCAGGCGCCGGTCGAGAAGAGCTCCGTGGACCTCAACCAGGTGGTGCGAGATGCCCTGCTGATGCTGGAGACGCGGCTGCGCCAGGGCGACGTGAAGACGGTCTTCAAGGCGGCGCCGGAGCTTCCCCGGCTGCTCGCCGACGCCAGCCAACTCCAGCAGGTCGTCCTCAACCTCTGCGTCAACGCGCTCCAGGCGATGCCGGACGGCGGCGCCCTCGAGATCCGCACGGGCAGGCGAGACGGGGGACTGACGCTGGCGGTCTCCGACACCGGCCGCGGCATGAACGAAGTGGTACTGCACCAGCTCTTCACGCCGTTCTTCACCACCAAGGGGGTGGGACAGGGCACGGGCTTGGGCCTCTCGGTCGTCCACGGCATCGTCACCGGACACGGCGGGAGCCTGCACGTCGAGAGCACCCCGGGGCAGGGCACCCGCTTCGAGGTCTTCCTGCCGTCCGAAACCACCGCCGGGACGGGCAGCTGA